In Terriglobales bacterium, a single genomic region encodes these proteins:
- a CDS encoding type IV pilus twitching motility protein PilT, producing the protein MGLTLSELLKKMLEMAGSDLHLTTNSPPQVRVHGSLRPLDMPQLSPADTKQLAYSVMTDAQKHRFEENLELDFSFGLKGLARFRANVFNQRGATGAVFRVIPFEIKSFNQLGLPAVVSKLCEKPRGLVLVTGPTGSGKSTTLAAMIDKINSERHEHILTIEDPIEFVHQNKSCLVNQRELHADTKSFTDALRAALREDPDVVLIGEMRDLETIESALRIAETGHLTFGTLHTNTASSTINRVIDVFPAHQQPQIRAQLSLVLEGILCQSLLPRIDGQGRAMCMEILVPNPAIRNLIREDKIHQIYSSMQSGQEKFGMQTFNQALATAYFQKQISLETAMARSGLPEELQEMINRGAGLLNRPTAAAQTMARAATPGKH; encoded by the coding sequence ATGGGGCTAACTTTAAGCGAGCTGCTGAAGAAGATGCTTGAAATGGCAGGTAGTGACCTCCACCTCACTACCAACTCACCGCCACAAGTGCGGGTACACGGCAGCTTGCGTCCGCTCGATATGCCGCAACTTTCGCCAGCGGACACAAAACAGCTGGCCTACAGCGTCATGACCGACGCCCAGAAGCATCGTTTCGAAGAGAACCTGGAGCTGGACTTTTCCTTCGGTTTGAAGGGCCTCGCCCGTTTTCGCGCCAACGTATTCAACCAGCGTGGCGCCACGGGTGCAGTGTTCCGCGTGATTCCCTTCGAGATCAAGTCATTTAACCAATTGGGCCTGCCCGCTGTGGTGTCAAAGCTTTGCGAGAAGCCGCGCGGGTTGGTGCTGGTCACCGGTCCCACAGGCTCCGGAAAGTCCACCACCTTGGCTGCCATGATTGACAAGATCAACAGTGAGCGCCATGAGCACATCCTTACGATTGAAGACCCGATCGAGTTCGTTCACCAAAACAAGAGTTGTCTGGTGAACCAGCGCGAACTGCACGCGGACACCAAATCATTTACCGACGCACTACGCGCCGCTCTCCGCGAGGACCCGGATGTGGTTCTGATTGGTGAAATGCGCGACCTGGAAACTATCGAATCCGCGCTGCGCATCGCTGAAACCGGTCACCTGACCTTTGGCACACTGCACACCAACACTGCGTCCTCCACCATCAACCGCGTCATTGACGTCTTTCCCGCGCACCAGCAGCCGCAGATTCGCGCGCAGCTATCCCTGGTGCTCGAAGGCATTCTTTGCCAAAGCTTATTACCGCGGATTGACGGCCAGGGCCGCGCCATGTGTATGGAAATTCTGGTGCCCAACCCGGCCATCCGCAACCTGATCCGCGAAGACAAAATCCACCAGATCTACTCCTCCATGCAGTCTGGCCAGGAAAAATTCGGTATGCAGACCTTTAACCAGGCGCTAGCCACAGCCTATTTCCAGAAGCAAATCTCTCTGGAAACGGCCATGGCCCGCTCAGGGTTGCCGGAAGAACTGCAGGAAATGATCAATCGCGGAGCGGGCTTGCTGAACCGTCCGACTGCAGCTGCGCAGACCATGGCGAGGGCAGCGACACCCGGCAAGCACTAA
- the pilB gene encoding type IV-A pilus assembly ATPase PilB, which translates to MSQRLGDLLVKEKVITSEQLDQAIKLQKENNCRLGAALVKLGFLSDEDVTNFLSKQYGVPAINLSYFEIDPAVVKLIPVETARRYQILPLSRVGASLTIAMVDPTNVFAMDDIKFMTGFNIEPVVASESAIADGIEKAYGENQAENLDDVMQSINDMGDADVEVQAEEEQMELAELEKAADEAPIVKLVNIILTDAVKRGASDIHMEPYEKEFRVRFRIDGVLQNIMSPPLKLKDAIISRVKIMAKLDISEKRLPQDGRIMLKMNVAGRKKQLDFRVSTLPTLWGEKIVLRLLDKENLRLDMTKLGFESESLVKFEKAILKPYGMVLVTGPTGSGKTNTLYSAISRLNTPETNIMTAEDPVEFQLAGVNQVQMKEQIGLNFAAALRAFLRQDPNIILVGEIRDFETAEIAIKAALTGHLVLSTLHTNGAPETITRLMNMGIEPFLVATAVHLICAQRLVRRICSECAEVVDVPQQTLVEEGFTAQEAKTVKIKKGKGCGTCNNTGYKGRCGLYEVMEVDEEIKDLVLVGASSQELKKKAIERGMLTLRRSGLMKVMAGVTTLEEVARETVH; encoded by the coding sequence ATGTCGCAGCGCCTCGGTGACCTTCTAGTAAAAGAGAAGGTCATCACATCAGAGCAGTTAGATCAGGCGATTAAGCTGCAGAAGGAAAACAACTGCCGGCTTGGTGCTGCCTTAGTCAAACTCGGCTTCCTCAGTGACGAGGATGTCACCAACTTCCTTTCCAAACAATACGGCGTCCCTGCCATTAATCTTTCTTATTTCGAAATTGATCCTGCGGTCGTCAAGCTGATCCCGGTAGAGACTGCCCGCCGTTATCAGATCCTGCCTCTGAGCCGGGTTGGCGCTTCGCTCACCATCGCCATGGTGGATCCCACGAACGTCTTCGCCATGGACGACATCAAGTTCATGACCGGCTTCAACATTGAGCCGGTGGTGGCTTCCGAGAGCGCCATTGCAGATGGCATTGAAAAAGCCTACGGCGAAAATCAGGCAGAAAATCTCGACGATGTGATGCAGTCCATCAACGACATGGGCGATGCCGATGTCGAGGTGCAGGCCGAAGAAGAACAGATGGAGTTGGCCGAACTGGAGAAAGCGGCCGACGAAGCGCCCATCGTCAAACTGGTCAACATCATCCTCACGGATGCCGTCAAGCGTGGCGCCAGCGACATTCACATGGAGCCGTACGAGAAAGAATTTCGTGTGCGCTTCCGCATAGATGGCGTGCTGCAGAACATCATGTCGCCGCCGCTCAAGCTCAAGGACGCCATCATCTCCCGCGTAAAAATCATGGCCAAGTTGGACATCAGCGAAAAGCGGCTTCCGCAGGACGGCCGCATCATGCTGAAGATGAACGTCGCGGGACGCAAGAAGCAACTTGATTTCCGTGTCAGCACGCTGCCCACACTCTGGGGCGAAAAAATCGTGCTTCGGTTGCTGGATAAAGAAAACTTGCGTCTTGACATGACCAAGCTCGGTTTCGAGTCCGAGTCACTGGTGAAATTCGAGAAGGCCATTCTTAAGCCCTACGGAATGGTGCTGGTCACCGGGCCAACCGGCTCAGGAAAAACCAACACTCTGTATTCCGCGATCTCTCGCCTGAACACTCCTGAGACCAACATCATGACCGCCGAAGATCCGGTGGAATTCCAGTTGGCGGGCGTCAATCAGGTGCAGATGAAAGAGCAGATCGGCCTGAATTTTGCCGCCGCCCTCCGCGCTTTCTTGCGGCAAGACCCCAACATCATCCTGGTCGGCGAGATTCGCGACTTTGAAACCGCGGAAATCGCCATCAAGGCCGCACTCACCGGCCACCTGGTGCTCTCTACTCTGCATACCAACGGCGCTCCGGAAACCATCACCCGGCTCATGAACATGGGTATTGAGCCTTTCCTGGTGGCTACGGCGGTCCACCTCATTTGCGCGCAGCGTCTGGTACGCCGGATCTGCTCGGAGTGCGCCGAAGTGGTGGATGTGCCCCAGCAAACTCTGGTTGAGGAAGGCTTCACTGCTCAGGAAGCTAAGACCGTCAAGATTAAAAAAGGCAAAGGCTGTGGCACCTGCAACAACACCGGTTACAAGGGGCGCTGCGGATTGTACGAGGTAATGGAAGTAGATGAGGAGATCAAGGACCTGGTCCTGGTGGGCGCGTCTTCCCAGGAACTGAAAAAGAAGGCAATCGAGCGCGGCATGCTCACACTTCGACGCAGCGGTTTGATGAAAGTGATGGCGGGAGTGACCACTTTGGAAGAAGTGGCGCGCGAGACCGTTCACTAA
- a CDS encoding base excision DNA repair protein: MKGLPQQRIRAFYRALMDTYGQQHWWPARSRFEVIVGAYLTQNTAWTNVEHALKRLRKERLLSADGIRHTATEQLEQLIRSAGFFRQKARSLKTFVEFLDESYGGSLDRMFAQPTAELRKRLLTLNGVGPETADSILLYAGGHPVFVVDAYTRRILGRHGIVPAGAAYEDIRQLFEAALRGEESQAEQNSTTAFTQKGEPAGSHRPSPMSTAKRSAVAQRYNEMHALIVRVGKNHCLKVQAQCDLCPLQKFLLNEK, encoded by the coding sequence ATGAAGGGCTTACCCCAACAGCGGATACGCGCGTTCTATCGGGCACTGATGGACACCTATGGACAGCAACATTGGTGGCCAGCACGAAGCCGGTTCGAGGTAATTGTCGGTGCTTACCTCACCCAGAACACCGCCTGGACGAACGTGGAGCACGCTCTGAAGCGGTTGCGAAAAGAACGATTATTGTCCGCGGACGGTATTCGACATACGGCAACAGAGCAGCTAGAACAACTTATCCGGTCAGCCGGATTTTTTCGGCAGAAAGCGCGTTCGCTGAAAACATTCGTAGAATTCCTGGACGAAAGTTATGGCGGATCGCTTGATCGGATGTTTGCGCAACCGACTGCGGAGCTGCGCAAACGACTCCTGACGCTGAACGGAGTAGGACCGGAGACAGCCGACTCTATCCTGCTCTACGCAGGTGGACACCCGGTTTTTGTGGTTGATGCATACACACGGCGCATTCTCGGGCGCCACGGAATAGTACCTGCAGGTGCAGCCTACGAAGATATTCGGCAATTGTTCGAGGCAGCGCTTCGCGGAGAAGAATCGCAGGCGGAACAGAATTCAACAACAGCATTCACGCAGAAGGGGGAGCCTGCTGGGAGCCACCGGCCCTCACCAATGAGCACGGCGAAACGCAGTGCCGTGGCTCAGCGTTACAACGAAATGCACGCCTTGATCGTACGAGTCGGGAAGAATCACTGTTTGAAAGTGCAAGCCCAATGCGACCTGTGCCCGTTACAAAAGTTTTTGCTCAACGAGAAGTAA
- a CDS encoding ATP-binding protein, translated as MLLAGCIGLLASFMLSQASFDLPFLRPTSSEQTLVFATLSAIIFLLLLVLSFVLVRTLVKLFAERRVGVLGSKFRTKMVVGALALSFAPVIFLFLFAYGLMNRSIDKWFSRPVEEVREDTEAMTRLLSKYASQNVRAEAQSIAAAPETVKAFEGGNFAGVVNVFREHEITLQKGFVFAISEGRAEASLHAPDGWPALESRMPLSEAAAGEPAHFSFGDKEYILGSARVGARGTILVAMPLPSAFSDTVKQIEASQQRYFELIQKRRLVRRTYVGELLLLTVVVLFASTWFALFLSKLVTRPVAALAEATQQISRGRLDHRVQVAASDELGELVESFNRMAGDLEASRQQIVASSRDLKDANIALEQRRRHMETILESIPTGVLSLDAEKRVTHVNVALQRIFGATRRQQGAHFQVGALLNEVFSPEVMEDMEPLLRRADRMGMTSSQLELSWQRATLNLAVTVAALQHEDRQLGYVVVFEDLSDLLKAQKQAAWREVARRVAHEIKNPLTPIALSAERILRHLERGAKPDPVSLSIIHSCADTIAGAVETVRSLVDEFSALARFPTAQPTPANINAIVESVLSMFNGRLDKVKVRTALAPGLPKVMADGEALKRALANLVDNAAEATEDSLLREVQISTALLPSKDAVEVVVADTGPGVTPELKEKLFLPYFSTKKRGTGLGLAIVSRIIEDHHGSIRVEENDPVGARFIVELPLATEGVSSSRASGSGAPVSGAHA; from the coding sequence ATGTTGCTGGCTGGGTGCATCGGCCTGCTCGCCTCTTTCATGCTGTCGCAGGCCTCCTTCGACCTGCCATTTTTGCGACCTACCAGCAGCGAGCAAACACTGGTTTTCGCCACCCTTTCGGCGATCATCTTTCTGTTGCTTTTGGTGCTGTCGTTTGTCCTTGTGCGTACCTTGGTAAAGCTGTTTGCGGAACGCCGGGTGGGAGTACTGGGCTCGAAGTTCCGGACCAAGATGGTGGTGGGGGCCCTGGCGCTCTCGTTCGCGCCGGTGATTTTTCTTTTCCTGTTCGCCTACGGATTGATGAATCGCTCCATTGACAAGTGGTTTTCCAGGCCGGTGGAGGAGGTGCGTGAAGACACTGAAGCCATGACGCGGTTGCTCTCGAAGTACGCCTCTCAAAATGTACGCGCCGAAGCCCAGTCAATTGCGGCTGCGCCGGAGACGGTCAAAGCTTTTGAAGGCGGCAACTTTGCCGGGGTGGTAAATGTCTTTCGAGAACACGAAATCACTTTGCAAAAAGGATTTGTGTTTGCGATTTCGGAGGGGCGGGCAGAGGCCAGCCTGCACGCCCCCGATGGCTGGCCAGCGCTGGAGTCGAGGATGCCGCTCAGCGAAGCCGCCGCGGGAGAGCCGGCGCACTTCAGTTTCGGAGACAAGGAATACATCTTGGGGAGCGCCCGTGTGGGTGCGCGTGGCACCATTCTGGTCGCCATGCCATTGCCAAGCGCTTTTTCTGACACGGTGAAGCAGATCGAGGCAAGCCAGCAGCGTTATTTTGAGCTGATTCAAAAACGCCGGCTGGTTCGCCGCACCTACGTGGGAGAGTTGCTGCTACTTACCGTGGTAGTGTTGTTCGCGTCCACCTGGTTTGCACTGTTTCTTTCGAAACTCGTCACCCGGCCCGTGGCCGCGCTCGCCGAAGCAACCCAGCAGATCTCTCGCGGAAGATTGGATCACCGCGTGCAAGTGGCGGCCTCGGATGAATTGGGCGAATTGGTGGAGTCATTCAATCGCATGGCGGGTGATCTGGAAGCCAGCCGGCAGCAGATCGTTGCCTCCAGCCGCGATTTGAAAGATGCGAACATCGCGCTTGAACAGCGGCGCCGCCACATGGAGACAATCCTGGAGAGCATTCCCACCGGTGTGCTCTCTTTAGACGCAGAGAAACGAGTCACCCACGTCAATGTGGCTCTGCAGCGGATTTTTGGAGCCACTCGAAGGCAGCAGGGCGCACACTTTCAAGTGGGAGCATTGTTGAACGAGGTTTTTAGCCCGGAAGTGATGGAAGACATGGAACCACTGTTGCGCCGGGCCGATCGCATGGGAATGACCTCCAGCCAGCTGGAACTTAGCTGGCAACGCGCCACCCTGAACCTTGCAGTCACGGTCGCCGCATTGCAACACGAGGACCGGCAGCTCGGCTATGTAGTGGTGTTTGAAGACCTCTCAGACCTGTTGAAGGCACAGAAGCAGGCAGCCTGGCGCGAAGTGGCCAGGCGCGTGGCGCACGAGATCAAGAATCCGCTCACCCCGATTGCTCTTTCCGCGGAGCGCATCCTGCGGCATTTGGAGCGCGGCGCCAAGCCCGATCCGGTTTCCCTCTCCATTATTCATAGCTGCGCCGATACTATTGCCGGCGCTGTAGAGACGGTGCGTAGTCTGGTGGATGAATTCTCCGCCTTGGCCCGCTTTCCTACCGCCCAGCCGACTCCAGCAAACATTAATGCCATTGTGGAGAGCGTGCTCTCCATGTTCAATGGCAGGCTCGATAAAGTTAAGGTACGCACGGCGCTTGCACCGGGACTGCCGAAGGTGATGGCGGACGGCGAAGCACTGAAGCGCGCTCTAGCCAACCTGGTGGACAATGCCGCAGAAGCTACGGAGGACAGCCTGTTGCGCGAGGTGCAGATCTCGACTGCCTTGCTGCCAAGTAAGGATGCGGTGGAAGTAGTGGTGGCTGATACCGGTCCCGGAGTCACGCCAGAATTGAAGGAAAAGCTGTTTCTGCCGTATTTTTCTACCAAGAAGCGAGGAACGGGATTAGGTCTTGCCATCGTAAGCCGAATTATCGAGGACCATCATGGGTCCATCCGCGTGGAAGAAAACGATCCCGTTGGAGCACGGTTTATTGTGGAACTTCCCCTGGCCACGGAGGGCGTGAGCTCCTCACGCGCGTCTGGTTCCGGTGCTCCCGTTTCTGGAGCGCATGCATAA
- a CDS encoding sigma-54 dependent transcriptional regulator, producing MHNILIVDDESSIQQSLKGVLEDEGYKAAAAASGEACLELLRKRSFDLVLLDVWLPGIDGLETLQKIKDLEDGPEVIMISGHGTIETAVRATKLGAYDFLEKPLSLEKTLILVKHAIEARKLRGENRDLKKQLTAKSVIVGDSIPMKALRQQIGLMAPTNGRVLIYGESGTGKELAAHAIHAQSLRKDALFVEVNCAAIPEELIESELFGHRQGSFSGATSEKDGKFQKANGGTLFLDEVGDMSLKTQAKVLRTLDEQRFTPVGSDEAITVDVRVIAATNKDIEDEISKGNFREDLFYRLNVIPFSVPPLRERKEDIPLLARHFLKEFSVRYGRRPREVTDDAIETLMRYSWPGNVRELRNVMERIVIMNPTVNRLDRKHLPPLVYRDGSRRSLGDASTLHQARAAYERDYILKKLDDNHGNVSRTAEVLGLERSHLYRKMKSLGIAVKE from the coding sequence ATGCATAACATCCTGATCGTAGATGACGAATCCAGCATTCAGCAGTCGCTGAAAGGAGTGCTGGAGGATGAAGGCTACAAGGCCGCAGCCGCGGCAAGCGGCGAAGCCTGCCTGGAACTTCTGCGAAAGCGGTCATTCGATCTGGTGCTGCTTGACGTGTGGCTACCGGGAATCGACGGCCTGGAGACCCTGCAGAAGATCAAAGATCTGGAAGACGGCCCCGAGGTGATCATGATCTCCGGGCATGGCACCATCGAGACCGCGGTTCGTGCCACCAAGCTGGGAGCGTACGACTTCCTCGAGAAACCGCTGTCTCTGGAAAAAACCCTGATCCTGGTGAAGCACGCGATCGAAGCCCGCAAGCTTCGGGGCGAGAATCGCGACTTGAAGAAGCAACTGACCGCCAAGAGCGTCATCGTGGGCGACAGTATTCCTATGAAGGCGCTGCGACAACAGATCGGTTTGATGGCGCCTACCAACGGGCGAGTGCTGATCTACGGTGAGTCAGGGACCGGCAAAGAATTGGCCGCGCATGCTATTCATGCGCAGAGTCTGCGCAAGGACGCGCTATTTGTTGAGGTTAATTGTGCAGCCATCCCTGAAGAATTGATTGAGAGCGAACTATTTGGTCATCGCCAGGGTTCTTTTTCCGGTGCAACCAGCGAAAAGGACGGCAAATTCCAGAAAGCCAACGGAGGAACACTGTTTCTGGACGAAGTCGGCGATATGAGCCTGAAGACCCAGGCAAAAGTGCTGCGCACCCTGGACGAGCAGCGCTTTACCCCGGTAGGAAGTGACGAAGCCATCACCGTGGACGTGCGGGTGATCGCCGCCACAAACAAAGACATTGAGGATGAGATTTCAAAAGGAAACTTCCGGGAAGACTTGTTTTACCGCCTGAATGTTATTCCATTCTCTGTCCCGCCTCTGCGCGAGCGCAAGGAGGACATTCCACTGCTGGCCCGGCATTTTCTGAAAGAATTTTCGGTCCGCTACGGACGTCGCCCGCGGGAAGTCACGGATGATGCGATAGAGACTTTGATGCGTTACTCCTGGCCGGGAAATGTGCGCGAACTGCGCAACGTGATGGAACGCATTGTGATCATGAACCCTACCGTCAACCGGCTTGACCGCAAGCACCTGCCGCCGCTGGTTTACCGCGATGGGAGCCGCCGCTCGCTGGGAGATGCTTCAACGTTACACCAGGCGCGCGCGGCCTATGAGCGAGATTACATTCTTAAGAAACTAGATGATAACCACGGCAACGTGAGTCGCACCGCGGAAGTGCTGGGGTTGGAGCGAAGCCACCTTTATCGCAAGATGAAGTCATTAGGGATCGCGGTAAAGGAATAG
- the era gene encoding GTPase Era, producing the protein MALRSGFVCILGRPNAGKSTLLNALVGEKLAIVTRKPQTTRNRVQGIINLRKRGARPAAQIVLIDTPGVHKPDSALGRKMMVEVREALEGCNLVLLIVDVTQKFPEADTFVLDMAKQAGTPVFLLLNKIDRIRKDELLPIIERYRTLFDFREVIPISALRREGLDLLMDKLVEALPEGPRYFQGDEVTDQPARFMAAEIIREQVLLATGEEVPYATTVIIEGFEEKPKLTRISATIYCERSGQKAILIGRGGQMLKRIGTKARLEIESMLQTKVFLELFIKVREGWRNSREFVDDLDWRRQLERIARNQ; encoded by the coding sequence ATGGCCTTACGTTCAGGTTTTGTCTGCATCCTCGGTCGTCCCAATGCCGGCAAGTCCACGCTGCTGAATGCGCTGGTAGGCGAGAAACTCGCCATCGTTACCAGGAAACCCCAGACTACGCGCAATCGCGTTCAGGGAATCATCAACCTGCGGAAACGTGGTGCCCGGCCTGCCGCTCAAATCGTGCTGATTGACACTCCTGGTGTTCACAAGCCAGATAGCGCTCTCGGCCGCAAGATGATGGTTGAAGTTCGGGAAGCGCTCGAGGGTTGCAACCTGGTGCTGCTGATCGTGGACGTAACCCAGAAGTTTCCCGAAGCTGACACTTTCGTCTTGGATATGGCAAAGCAGGCAGGTACGCCTGTATTCCTGCTGCTCAACAAAATTGACCGCATCCGCAAAGACGAACTATTGCCGATCATTGAGCGTTATCGAACTTTGTTCGATTTTCGCGAGGTGATTCCTATTTCCGCTCTGCGTCGCGAGGGGCTCGATCTCTTGATGGACAAGCTCGTCGAAGCTTTACCCGAGGGGCCACGCTACTTTCAGGGAGACGAAGTCACCGATCAGCCCGCGCGTTTCATGGCGGCTGAAATCATCCGCGAGCAGGTGCTACTGGCCACCGGCGAGGAGGTGCCATACGCGACTACCGTCATCATTGAGGGCTTCGAAGAGAAGCCCAAGCTCACTCGTATTTCGGCAACGATTTACTGCGAGCGATCCGGGCAGAAAGCGATCCTCATCGGTCGCGGCGGACAGATGCTGAAAAGAATTGGCACCAAGGCGCGGCTGGAGATCGAGTCCATGCTGCAGACTAAGGTTTTTCTCGAACTGTTCATCAAAGTGCGTGAAGGCTGGCGCAACTCCCGCGAATTCGTGGATGACCTCGACTGGCGCCGCCAACTGGAGCGCATCGCCCGCAACCAATAA
- a CDS encoding hemolysin family protein has product MSFPLAIPILVALGLLTLVSYVDRIYTEIGKFLSREFQENIDVYEQRVEPRLGVSRERAALSMAVLTQLTTAAIALMVGYAIFHDGRWNSAEIFQAAVSLILIVIVCNQLLPFVFFSRTQGTWLVSLTPVLRVLIYLVMPITLVIGFCESVAALTREHGEEAPDHPAEAVDALIEAGQEEGILEESDRDLIQSVVEFGDKTVREAMTPRPAMVAVPTDTTVEQFIDLLGSKRFSRVPVYEGTLDNMKGIVFAHDVLQVADSEARTRTVASIMHTDIYFVPESRRTSHLLRDMQKNNVRMAIVIDEYGGVAGLVTIEDLVEEIVGEIRDEHEAKSDIVREPDNSYLVPGNMDVDRLDDLFGIRPEGREATTVAGLVSEILGHIPQKGEIVEDDGLRFEILESTDRRVERLRVSTRQPSEPQQMNLM; this is encoded by the coding sequence ATGAGCTTTCCATTGGCCATCCCCATCCTGGTGGCGCTCGGGTTGCTCACCTTGGTCTCTTATGTGGACCGCATCTATACCGAGATCGGTAAATTTCTCTCCCGCGAATTCCAGGAAAACATAGACGTTTACGAGCAGCGGGTGGAGCCACGGCTAGGAGTGAGCCGGGAACGGGCGGCGCTCTCCATGGCGGTTCTTACCCAGCTCACCACCGCAGCAATCGCCCTAATGGTGGGATATGCAATCTTCCACGATGGCCGCTGGAACTCTGCCGAAATTTTCCAGGCCGCGGTTAGCCTCATCCTGATCGTCATCGTCTGCAATCAGTTGCTGCCCTTTGTTTTCTTCTCTCGAACCCAAGGCACATGGTTGGTATCGCTTACCCCGGTATTGCGTGTGCTCATTTATTTGGTCATGCCGATTACCCTTGTGATTGGCTTCTGCGAATCTGTGGCTGCCTTAACTCGTGAGCACGGTGAAGAAGCGCCGGACCATCCTGCAGAGGCGGTTGATGCGCTGATTGAAGCAGGACAGGAAGAGGGCATTCTCGAGGAGTCCGATCGCGACCTCATTCAGTCGGTAGTTGAGTTCGGCGATAAGACCGTCCGCGAGGCAATGACTCCACGCCCTGCCATGGTCGCAGTTCCCACCGATACTACGGTGGAGCAGTTCATTGATCTATTGGGATCAAAGCGGTTTTCTCGGGTTCCGGTTTACGAGGGCACCCTCGACAACATGAAGGGTATTGTATTCGCCCATGATGTGTTGCAGGTCGCCGACTCCGAGGCGCGCACTCGGACGGTAGCCAGCATCATGCATACTGATATCTATTTTGTTCCTGAAAGCCGTCGCACCAGTCATCTACTGCGAGACATGCAGAAAAACAATGTTCGGATGGCAATTGTGATTGACGAATACGGCGGCGTCGCCGGATTAGTAACAATCGAAGATTTAGTGGAAGAGATCGTCGGCGAAATCCGCGACGAGCACGAAGCCAAGAGTGATATTGTTCGCGAGCCCGACAACTCTTATCTCGTGCCCGGCAACATGGATGTGGACCGTTTGGACGATCTTTTCGGCATCCGGCCCGAGGGCAGGGAAGCAACCACTGTCGCCGGACTGGTCAGCGAGATTCTGGGGCACATTCCCCAAAAAGGGGAGATCGTCGAAGACGACGGCCTGCGCTTCGAAATTCTGGAATCTACTGACCGGCGAGTCGAGCGCCTGCGCGTCAGCACTCGCCAGCCCTCCGAGCCTCAACAAATGAATCTAATGTAG
- the ybeY gene encoding rRNA maturation RNase YbeY, translating into MSMRTLARFLARARNAAGLRGDVNVLVTSSRQLRQLNRRYRGKDKATDVLSFPAGSHENGFAGDIAIAAEIAAQNARRYGHKPADELKILTLHGILHLAGYDHERDNGRMARREAQLRVKLGLPASLTERSAAARSSHRKPGPRTSAKRSTRPSRSKAGAR; encoded by the coding sequence ATGAGTATGCGGACGCTGGCGCGCTTCTTAGCGCGAGCCCGCAACGCCGCAGGATTGCGCGGCGACGTCAACGTGCTGGTTACTTCCAGCCGCCAGTTACGGCAGTTGAACCGCCGCTATCGGGGGAAAGATAAGGCCACGGATGTACTCTCATTTCCGGCAGGGTCACATGAAAACGGCTTCGCTGGGGACATTGCCATCGCCGCAGAGATTGCGGCGCAGAACGCTCGCCGGTACGGCCACAAGCCTGCGGATGAGTTGAAGATCCTTACCCTCCACGGCATCTTGCATCTCGCGGGATACGATCACGAACGCGACAACGGACGCATGGCAAGGCGCGAAGCTCAACTTCGCGTCAAACTGGGCTTGCCCGCCTCGCTGACGGAGAGATCTGCCGCTGCCCGTTCCAGTCACCGGAAGCCTGGTCCACGGACATCGGCCAAGCGAAGCACGCGACCGTCCCGAAGCAAGGCAGGCGCCCGATGA